One genomic window of Polyodon spathula isolate WHYD16114869_AA chromosome 8, ASM1765450v1, whole genome shotgun sequence includes the following:
- the si:ch211-244b2.3 gene encoding uncharacterized protein si:ch211-244b2.3 isoform X2, translating to MDREFLLCFLFCKGSSKKKASVTSPDIEQQYQINPEGSCTFTIGNMSYSLNFSAMTQSNLHTGMQRRVRRRPKYNSVIQKTSSLASLIQDLSLSSTVPPAGDEGVWREHKANASGVVCSVSNDDIEQTYQQNPQGISQFNSTSRTKRDVRRIPSENQQKSSSLQGMALSSAAPPAGGFVWQFRGEEGVWTEYKTNNACGVVCSITSDDIEQSYQQNPQGQLQFTAGQFSYMLDYSGMFQVNNTLGTKRKVRRILCRNQPKSISLQGMALSSAAPPAGGYVWQFRGEEGVWTEYKTNNACGVVCSITSDDIEQSYQQNPQGQLQFTAGQFSYMLDYSGMFQVNNTLGTKRKVRRILCRNQPKSISLQGMALSSAAPPAGGYVWQFRGEEGVWTEYKTNNACGVVCSITSDDIEQSYQQNPQGQLQFTAGQFSYMLDYSGMFQVNNTLGTKRKVRRILCRNQPKSISLQGMALSSAAPPAGGYVWQFRGEEGVWTEYKTNNACGVVCSITSDDIEQSYQRNPQGQLQFTAGQFSYMLDYSGMFQVNNTLGTKRKVRRILCRNQQ from the exons ATGGATAGAGAGTTCTtactttgttttctcttttgCAAGGGTTCTTCAAAGAAGAAAGCTTCAGTGACAAGCCCTGACATTGAGCAGCAGTACCAGATCAATCCTGAAGGGTCCTGCACGTTTACTATTGGAAACATGTCTTATTCCCTGAATTTTTCAG CAATGACACAAAGCAATCTCCATACGGGAATGCAAAGGAGGGTGAGGAGACGGCCCAAGTACAATTCTGTGATCCAGAAAACTAGCAG CTTGGCCAGTTTAATTCAGGACCTGAGCCTCTCTTCAACAGTGCCCCCTGCTGGAGATGAAGGCGTGTGGCGAGAACATAAAGCT AATGCCAGTGGAGTGGTTTGCTCGGTAAGCAATGATGATATTGAGCAGACCTATCAGCAGAATCCTCAGG gaataaGTCAGTTCAACAGTACAAGTAGAACAAAAAGAGATGTGAGGCGAATACCTAGTGAGAACCAGCAGAAAAGCAG TTCTTTACAAGGCATGGCCCTTTCATCAGCGGCTCCCCCTGCTGGCGGCTTTGTCTGGCAGTTCAGAGGAGAAGAAGGGGTGTGGACagaatataaaaccaat aaTGCCTGTGGAGTGGTTTGCTCAATAACCAGTGATGATATTGAGCAGAGCTATCAACAGAATCCTCAAGGACAACTGCAGTTTACAGCTGGCCAGTTCAGTTACATGTTGGATTATTCAG GAATGTTTCAAGTAAACAACACATtgggaacaaaaagaaaagtcaGAAGAATACTTTGTAGAAATCAGCCGAAAAGCAT TTCTTTACAAGGCATGGCCCTTTCATCAGCGGCTCCCCCTGCTGGCGGCTATGTCTGGCAGTTCAGAGGAGAAGAAGGGGTGTGGACagaatataaaaccaat aatGCCTGTGGAGTGGTTTGCTCAATAACCAGTGATGATATTGAGCAGAGCTATCAACAGAATCCTCAAGGACAACTGCAGTTTACAGCTGGCCAGTTCAGTTACATGTTGGATTATTCAG GAATGTTTCAAGTAAACAACACATtgggaacaaaaagaaaagtcaGAAGAATACTTTGTAGAAATCAGCCGAAAAGCAT TTCTTTACAAGGCATGGCCCTTTCATCAGCGGCTCCCCCTGCTGGCGGCTATGTCTGGCAGTTCAGAGGAGAAGAAGGGGTGTGGACagaatataaaaccaat aatGCCTGTGGAGTGGTTTGCTCAATAACCAGTGATGATATTGAGCAGAGCTATCAACAGAATCCTCAAGGACAACTGCAGTTTACAGCTGGCCAGTTCAGTTACATGTTGGATTATTCAG GAATGTTTCAAGTAAACAACACATtgggaacaaaaagaaaagtcaGAAGAATACTTTGTAGAAATCAGCCGAAAAGCAT TTCTTTACAAGGCATGGCCCTTTCATCAGCGGCTCCCCCTGCTGGCGGCTATGTCTGGCAGTTCAGAGGAGAAGAAGGGGTGTGGACagaatataaaaccaat aaTGCCTGTGGAGTGGTTTGCTCAATAACCAGTGATGATATTGAGCAGAGCTATCAACGGAATCCTCAAGGACAACTGCAGTTTACAGCTGGCCAGTTCAGTTACATGTTGGATTATTCAG GAATGTTTCAAGTAAACAACACATtgggaacaaaaagaaaagtcaGAAGAATACTTTGTAGAAATCAGCAGTAA
- the si:ch211-244b2.3 gene encoding uncharacterized protein si:ch211-244b2.3 isoform X3, with translation MALQNSTAQVKHYQWMLHDGSQWLNLNHDSVIETHYCQPGAQGIALFTSDYGRIFLDFDKMEIEGDQMTPYRQTSLSPDETEEYLWYFFENRRWHEYGSQGSSKKKASVTSPDIEQQYQINPEGSCTFTIGNMSYSLNFSAMTQSNLHTGMQRRVRRRPKYNSVIQKTSSLASLIQDLSLSSTVPPAGDEGVWREHKANASGVVCSVSNDDIEQTYQQNPQGISQFNSTSRTKRDVRRIPSENQQKSSSLQGMALSSAAPPAGGFVWQFRGEEGVWTEYKTNNACGVVCSITSDDIEQSYQQNPQGQLQFTAGQFSYMLDYSGMFQVNNTLGTKRKVRRILCRNQPKSISLQGMALSSAAPPAGGYVWQFRGEEGVWTEYKTNNACGVVCSITSDDIEQSYQQNPQGQLQFTAGQFSYMLDYSGMFQVNNTLGTKRKVRRILCRNQPKSISLQGMALSSAAPPAGGYVWQFRGEEGVWTEYKTNNACGVVCSITSDDIEQSYQQNPQGQLQFTAGQFSYMLDYSGMFQVNNTLGTKRKVRRILCRNQPKSISLQGMALSSAAPPAGGYVWQFRGEEGVWTEYKTNNACGVVCSITSDDIEQSYQRNPQGQLQFTAGQFSYMLDYSAMTQTNLRTSKTRQVWRLQK, from the exons ATGGCACTGCAGAATTCCACAG CTCAAGTAAAGCACTATCAGTGGATGCTTCATGATGGGAGTCAGTGGTTAAATCTGAATCATGATTCTGTAATAGAAACACACTACTGCCAACCAGGAGCACAAGGGATTGCCCTTTTCACATCTGATTATGG GCGCATTTTTCTTGATTTTGACAAGATGGAGATCGAGGGGGACCAAATGACACCCTATCGTCAAACCTCCTTGTCACCGGACGAAACGGAGGAATATTTGTGGTACTTCTTTGAGAACAGACGCTGGCATGAGTATGGTTCACAG GGTTCTTCAAAGAAGAAAGCTTCAGTGACAAGCCCTGACATTGAGCAGCAGTACCAGATCAATCCTGAAGGGTCCTGCACGTTTACTATTGGAAACATGTCTTATTCCCTGAATTTTTCAG CAATGACACAAAGCAATCTCCATACGGGAATGCAAAGGAGGGTGAGGAGACGGCCCAAGTACAATTCTGTGATCCAGAAAACTAGCAG CTTGGCCAGTTTAATTCAGGACCTGAGCCTCTCTTCAACAGTGCCCCCTGCTGGAGATGAAGGCGTGTGGCGAGAACATAAAGCT AATGCCAGTGGAGTGGTTTGCTCGGTAAGCAATGATGATATTGAGCAGACCTATCAGCAGAATCCTCAGG gaataaGTCAGTTCAACAGTACAAGTAGAACAAAAAGAGATGTGAGGCGAATACCTAGTGAGAACCAGCAGAAAAGCAG TTCTTTACAAGGCATGGCCCTTTCATCAGCGGCTCCCCCTGCTGGCGGCTTTGTCTGGCAGTTCAGAGGAGAAGAAGGGGTGTGGACagaatataaaaccaat aaTGCCTGTGGAGTGGTTTGCTCAATAACCAGTGATGATATTGAGCAGAGCTATCAACAGAATCCTCAAGGACAACTGCAGTTTACAGCTGGCCAGTTCAGTTACATGTTGGATTATTCAG GAATGTTTCAAGTAAACAACACATtgggaacaaaaagaaaagtcaGAAGAATACTTTGTAGAAATCAGCCGAAAAGCAT TTCTTTACAAGGCATGGCCCTTTCATCAGCGGCTCCCCCTGCTGGCGGCTATGTCTGGCAGTTCAGAGGAGAAGAAGGGGTGTGGACagaatataaaaccaat aatGCCTGTGGAGTGGTTTGCTCAATAACCAGTGATGATATTGAGCAGAGCTATCAACAGAATCCTCAAGGACAACTGCAGTTTACAGCTGGCCAGTTCAGTTACATGTTGGATTATTCAG GAATGTTTCAAGTAAACAACACATtgggaacaaaaagaaaagtcaGAAGAATACTTTGTAGAAATCAGCCGAAAAGCAT TTCTTTACAAGGCATGGCCCTTTCATCAGCGGCTCCCCCTGCTGGCGGCTATGTCTGGCAGTTCAGAGGAGAAGAAGGGGTGTGGACagaatataaaaccaat aatGCCTGTGGAGTGGTTTGCTCAATAACCAGTGATGATATTGAGCAGAGCTATCAACAGAATCCTCAAGGACAACTGCAGTTTACAGCTGGCCAGTTCAGTTACATGTTGGATTATTCAG GAATGTTTCAAGTAAACAACACATtgggaacaaaaagaaaagtcaGAAGAATACTTTGTAGAAATCAGCCGAAAAGCAT TTCTTTACAAGGCATGGCCCTTTCATCAGCGGCTCCCCCTGCTGGCGGCTATGTCTGGCAGTTCAGAGGAGAAGAAGGGGTGTGGACagaatataaaaccaat aaTGCCTGTGGAGTGGTTTGCTCAATAACCAGTGATGATATTGAGCAGAGCTATCAACGGAATCCTCAAGGACAACTGCAGTTTACAGCTGGCCAGTTCAGTTACATGTTGGATTATTCAG CTATGACGCAGACAAATCTGAGAACCTCTAAAACTCGACAAGTTTGGCGTCTTCAAAAGTGA
- the si:ch211-244b2.3 gene encoding uncharacterized protein si:ch211-244b2.3 isoform X1 encodes MALQNSTAQVKHYQWMLHDGSQWLNLNHDSVIETHYCQPGAQGIALFTSDYGRIFLDFDKMEIEGDQMTPYRQTSLSPDETEEYLWYFFENRRWHEYGSQGSSKKKASVTSPDIEQQYQINPEGSCTFTIGNMSYSLNFSAMTQSNLHTGMQRRVRRRPKYNSVIQKTSSLASLIQDLSLSSTVPPAGDEGVWREHKANASGVVCSVSNDDIEQTYQQNPQGISQFNSTSRTKRDVRRIPSENQQKSSSLQGMALSSAAPPAGGFVWQFRGEEGVWTEYKTNNACGVVCSITSDDIEQSYQQNPQGQLQFTAGQFSYMLDYSGMFQVNNTLGTKRKVRRILCRNQPKSISLQGMALSSAAPPAGGYVWQFRGEEGVWTEYKTNNACGVVCSITSDDIEQSYQQNPQGQLQFTAGQFSYMLDYSGMFQVNNTLGTKRKVRRILCRNQPKSISLQGMALSSAAPPAGGYVWQFRGEEGVWTEYKTNNACGVVCSITSDDIEQSYQQNPQGQLQFTAGQFSYMLDYSGMFQVNNTLGTKRKVRRILCRNQPKSISLQGMALSSAAPPAGGYVWQFRGEEGVWTEYKTNNACGVVCSITSDDIEQSYQRNPQGQLQFTAGQFSYMLDYSGMFQVNNTLGTKRKVRRILCRNQQ; translated from the exons ATGGCACTGCAGAATTCCACAG CTCAAGTAAAGCACTATCAGTGGATGCTTCATGATGGGAGTCAGTGGTTAAATCTGAATCATGATTCTGTAATAGAAACACACTACTGCCAACCAGGAGCACAAGGGATTGCCCTTTTCACATCTGATTATGG GCGCATTTTTCTTGATTTTGACAAGATGGAGATCGAGGGGGACCAAATGACACCCTATCGTCAAACCTCCTTGTCACCGGACGAAACGGAGGAATATTTGTGGTACTTCTTTGAGAACAGACGCTGGCATGAGTATGGTTCACAG GGTTCTTCAAAGAAGAAAGCTTCAGTGACAAGCCCTGACATTGAGCAGCAGTACCAGATCAATCCTGAAGGGTCCTGCACGTTTACTATTGGAAACATGTCTTATTCCCTGAATTTTTCAG CAATGACACAAAGCAATCTCCATACGGGAATGCAAAGGAGGGTGAGGAGACGGCCCAAGTACAATTCTGTGATCCAGAAAACTAGCAG CTTGGCCAGTTTAATTCAGGACCTGAGCCTCTCTTCAACAGTGCCCCCTGCTGGAGATGAAGGCGTGTGGCGAGAACATAAAGCT AATGCCAGTGGAGTGGTTTGCTCGGTAAGCAATGATGATATTGAGCAGACCTATCAGCAGAATCCTCAGG gaataaGTCAGTTCAACAGTACAAGTAGAACAAAAAGAGATGTGAGGCGAATACCTAGTGAGAACCAGCAGAAAAGCAG TTCTTTACAAGGCATGGCCCTTTCATCAGCGGCTCCCCCTGCTGGCGGCTTTGTCTGGCAGTTCAGAGGAGAAGAAGGGGTGTGGACagaatataaaaccaat aaTGCCTGTGGAGTGGTTTGCTCAATAACCAGTGATGATATTGAGCAGAGCTATCAACAGAATCCTCAAGGACAACTGCAGTTTACAGCTGGCCAGTTCAGTTACATGTTGGATTATTCAG GAATGTTTCAAGTAAACAACACATtgggaacaaaaagaaaagtcaGAAGAATACTTTGTAGAAATCAGCCGAAAAGCAT TTCTTTACAAGGCATGGCCCTTTCATCAGCGGCTCCCCCTGCTGGCGGCTATGTCTGGCAGTTCAGAGGAGAAGAAGGGGTGTGGACagaatataaaaccaat aatGCCTGTGGAGTGGTTTGCTCAATAACCAGTGATGATATTGAGCAGAGCTATCAACAGAATCCTCAAGGACAACTGCAGTTTACAGCTGGCCAGTTCAGTTACATGTTGGATTATTCAG GAATGTTTCAAGTAAACAACACATtgggaacaaaaagaaaagtcaGAAGAATACTTTGTAGAAATCAGCCGAAAAGCAT TTCTTTACAAGGCATGGCCCTTTCATCAGCGGCTCCCCCTGCTGGCGGCTATGTCTGGCAGTTCAGAGGAGAAGAAGGGGTGTGGACagaatataaaaccaat aatGCCTGTGGAGTGGTTTGCTCAATAACCAGTGATGATATTGAGCAGAGCTATCAACAGAATCCTCAAGGACAACTGCAGTTTACAGCTGGCCAGTTCAGTTACATGTTGGATTATTCAG GAATGTTTCAAGTAAACAACACATtgggaacaaaaagaaaagtcaGAAGAATACTTTGTAGAAATCAGCCGAAAAGCAT TTCTTTACAAGGCATGGCCCTTTCATCAGCGGCTCCCCCTGCTGGCGGCTATGTCTGGCAGTTCAGAGGAGAAGAAGGGGTGTGGACagaatataaaaccaat aaTGCCTGTGGAGTGGTTTGCTCAATAACCAGTGATGATATTGAGCAGAGCTATCAACGGAATCCTCAAGGACAACTGCAGTTTACAGCTGGCCAGTTCAGTTACATGTTGGATTATTCAG GAATGTTTCAAGTAAACAACACATtgggaacaaaaagaaaagtcaGAAGAATACTTTGTAGAAATCAGCAGTAA
- the scyl2 gene encoding SCY1-like protein 2, which translates to MESMLNKFKSTVTKVTADVTSAVMGNPVTREFEVGRHIASGGPMLSWKIFNGIKKSTKQEVAVFVFDKKMIEKYQKFDKDQIIDSLKRGVQQLTRLRHPRLLTVQHPLEESRDCLAFCTEPVFASLSNVLGQWDNLPSPVPTDIKEYKLYDVETKYGLLQISEGLSFLHSGVKMVHGNLTPENIILNKSGAWKVMGFDFSISSSNPSEQEPKYSCKEWDPNLPSLCLPNPQYLAPEYILSVSCDTASDMYSLGVIVYAVFNEGKPIFDVNKHGIFKSFSKQLDQLSRLSPNILQKIPEEVREHVKLLLNVTSTVRPDADQMTKIPFFDDVGAMTLQYFDSLFQRDNLQKSQFYKGLPKVLPKLPKRVVVHRILPALTSEFVNPDMVPFVLPNVLLIAEECTEEEYVKLILPDLSPVFKQQEPIQILLIFLQKMDLLLTKTPPEDIKNSVLPMVYRALEAPSIQIQELCLNIIPTFANLIDYPSMKNSLIPRIKNACLQTSSLAVRVNSLVCLGKILEYLDKWFVIDELLPFLQEIPSREPAVLMGVLGIYKCTFTHKKLGITKEQLAGKVLPHLIPLSIDNNLNLNQFNSFMAVIKDMLNRIEAEHKTKLEQLHIMQEQHRGMEISSTMNKTEEPQLNPVHQIDNIFGSNSVSGGSDRKENGSMAVAPQPSRVSLTLEEKQRLAKQQEQTLKLKNQKPLAPSNVTTAASVKPTKDLTSTLLDSMSSMGTLSLSTTKPAPSTGFATMSSMGTMSAMGNISNGFNSSMGFQPSAMNMGMCTPNPSMYGGMATTTSTPNFNTMGGLSQPGTVGVLQQNKPANMVALDSLFVPQKHKVSLNQMVPKLAPPAAAPSPWLNQFGQPQGPQTMNMPMAPVQPGVTGQAGFGIQANPFFSPQNFSQPGMPKNTMKSSTSVNNDLKDLFG; encoded by the exons GAAGTAGcagtttttgtgtttgataaaaAGATGATTGAAAAGTATCAGAAGTTTGATAAAGACCAGATTATAGATTCTCTCAAACGAGGAGTCCAACAGCTTACAAGACTACGGCACCCACGGCTGCTTACTGTCCAGCACCCACTTGAAGAGTCCAG AGACTGCCTTGCATTCTGCACAGAACCAGTCTTTGCAAGCTTATCTAATGTTCTTGGACAGTGGGACAATCTGCCAAGCCCTGTACCTACCGACATTAAGGAATATAAGCTGTATGATGTCGAAACCAAATATGGACTCTTACAG aTTTCTGAAGGCTTGTCCTTTTTACACAGTGGTGTGAAAATGGTTCATGGAAATCTTACGCCTGAGAATATCATCCTGAATAAGAGTGGAGCGTGGAAAGTCATGGGCTTTGATTTCAGTATCTCCTCATCCAATCCATCTGAACAAGAG ccAAAGTACTCCTGTAAAGAGTGGGACCCGAATCTTCCATCGCTGTGCCTGCCTAACCCACAGTATTTGGCTCCTGAATACATCCTCTCTGTGAGCTGTGACACAGCCAGTGACATGTACTCTTTAGGAGTTATTGTGTATGCTGTATTTAATGAAGGAAAGCCCATCTTTGATGTAAACAAGCATGGCATTTTTAAAAGCTTCAGCAAACAGCTCGATCAg TTGAGCCGTTTAAGTCCAAACATCCTTCAGAAGATTCCAGAAGAGGTTCGTGAGCATGTAAAGCTTTTGTTGAACGTAACTTCAACTGTAAGGCCTGATGCAGATCAGATGACGAAG ATTCccttttttgatgatgttggagcTATGACACTTCAGTATTTTGACTCCTTATTCCAAAGAGATAACCTGCAGAAATCTCAGTTTTACAAAGGACTTCCAAAGGTTCTTCCTAAATTGCCTAAG CGGGTTGTAGTACACCGTATCCTGCCAGCTCTGACCTCTGAGTTTGTGAACCCGGATATGGTTCCCTTCGTCCTGCCAAACGTCCTGCTCATTGCTGAAGAGTGCACTGAAGAGGAGTATGTTAAATTAATCCTGCCCGATCTCTCCCCAGTCTTCAAGCAACAAGAACCTATTCAG ATTCTGTTAATCTTTTTGCAAAAAATGGATTTGTTGCTGACCAAAACTCCTCCAGAAGATATAAAGAACAGTGTGCTACCAATGGTCTACAGAGCTCTGGAGGCACCCTCAATTCAGATTCAG GAACTCTGTCTAAACATCATTCCCACCTTTGCAAACCTTATAGATTACCCATCCATGAAGAACTCATTAATTCCAAGAATTAAAAATGCGTGTTTACAGACATCCTCTCTtgca GTCCGTGTAAATTCCCTCGTCTGTCTGGGCAAGATTTTAGAATATCTTGATAAATGGTTTGTAATTGATGAGCTGCTGCCATTCCTGCAGGAAATTCCATCCAGGGAGCCTGCTGTGCTTATGGGAGTTTTAG GAATCTACAAGTGTACATTTACTCATAAAAAGTTGGGGATTACCAAAGAACAACTGGCTGGGAAAGTCCTGCCCCACCTCATCCCGCTCAGCATTGATAACAACCTCAATCTCAATCAG TTCAATTCCTTCATGGCAGTAATAAAAGACATGTTGAATCGAATAGAAGCAGAACACAAGACCAAACTTGAGCAATTGCATATCATGCAAGAACAGCACAG AGGAATGGAAATTTCCAGTACAATGAACAAAACCGAAGAGCCTCAGTTGAACCCAGTTCATCAG ATTGACAACATATTTGGGTCAAATTCTGTAAGCGGAGGATCTGACAGGAAAGAAAATGGATCTATGGCAGTAGCACCACAACCATCaaga GTATCTCTAACACTGGAGGAAAAACAGCGGCTAGCAAAGCAACAGGAGCAGACTCTGAAACTGAAGAATCAGAAGCCGCTTGCGCCCTCAAATGTGACAACAGCAGCTTCTGTAAAACCA aCAAAGGATCTGACCAGCACCCTTCTAGACAGCATGTCGTCTATGGGGACCCTGTCTCTAAGCACCACTAAACCAGCTCCCTCCACAGGATTCGCCACCATGTCCTCGATGGGTACTATGAGTGCGATGGGAAATATAAGCAATGGTTTTAATTCCAGCATGGGATTCCAGCCCTCTGCCATGAACATGGGAATGTGCACCCCCAACCCCAGCATGTATGGTGGCATGGCTACAACAACAAGCACGCCCAATTTCAACACCATGGGTGGGTTAAGTCAGCCAGGCACAGTGGGTGTGTTGCAACAAAACAAACCTGCAAACATGGTGGCTCTCGATTCTCTCTTTGTACCCCAGAAACACAAGGTAAGCTTGAACCAAATGGTACCAAAACTTGCCCCACCAGCAGCTGCTCCCAGCCCATGGCTGAACCAGTTTGGGCAACCCCAAGGACCACAGACCATGAACATGCCCATGGCTCCAGTGCAACCCGGGGTGACGGGCCAAGCAGGATTTGGAATCCAGGCAAATCCATTCTTTAGCCCTCAGAACTTCTCCCAGCCCGGCATGCCAAAGAACACCATGAAAAGCAGCACCTCTGTAAACAATGACCTGAAAGACCTTTTTGGCTAg